A single genomic interval of Hafnia alvei harbors:
- a CDS encoding Gp138 family membrane-puncturing spike protein, with translation MADNSDVVEALRRLVSTEMDTVNTALPCTVVSYNAGRVTIKPDGEKIYSDGDANAYPVLSDLRMIWPQFAGGQAGIKGPVMAGDQCFLIVCQQAIDGSDDTRRFDIIDSYVIPGAGYSDAVPGNDDMRMYHGDAFIAIDANGKITINAPGGIEETTPLHTVKGKMTVENMFTYQGGMTGSGGVGSVASITGTMNVTGDVVINGIKISSHKHQENGDGGGITDGPIN, from the coding sequence ATGGCTGATAACAGTGATGTGGTTGAAGCTTTAAGACGGCTCGTAAGCACTGAAATGGACACAGTTAACACTGCATTACCGTGTACAGTCGTCAGTTATAACGCTGGAAGGGTAACCATAAAGCCAGATGGGGAGAAAATCTATTCAGATGGTGATGCGAATGCTTACCCAGTTTTAAGCGACCTTCGAATGATCTGGCCACAGTTCGCCGGTGGTCAAGCTGGCATTAAAGGGCCAGTTATGGCTGGTGACCAATGTTTCTTGATTGTTTGTCAGCAAGCAATAGATGGTAGTGATGATACTCGCCGTTTCGACATAATCGATTCTTACGTAATACCGGGAGCTGGCTATAGTGACGCCGTTCCGGGTAATGACGATATGCGCATGTATCATGGTGATGCATTTATAGCGATAGATGCCAATGGAAAAATAACGATAAATGCGCCGGGCGGAATAGAGGAAACCACTCCCCTACATACGGTTAAGGGAAAAATGACCGTTGAAAATATGTTCACCTATCAAGGTGGAATGACCGGTTCTGGCGGAGTTGGTTCGGTGGCGAGCATTACAGGGACAATGAATGTAACTGGTGATGTAGTGATTAATGGTATTAAAATAAGCTCTCACAAACATCAGGAAAACGGTGATGGCGGCGGCATTACTGATGGACCAATTAATTAA
- a CDS encoding antitermination protein N, which yields MDSQARRRERRKAKQEEYKRSNPLVVGICAKPSGRPLLTLNRKVNRVEKALIARDEVIYDSADNRCLPDVALYAAGHRNTRKEAVHIIK from the coding sequence ATGGATTCTCAAGCTCGTCGTCGTGAACGCCGCAAGGCTAAGCAGGAAGAATATAAACGTTCCAACCCACTGGTTGTTGGGATATGCGCTAAGCCTTCAGGTCGCCCTCTTCTCACGCTTAATCGAAAAGTTAACCGAGTAGAGAAAGCGCTGATCGCTCGTGATGAAGTGATATATGACAGCGCTGATAACCGTTGTCTTCCTGATGTCGCGCTATACGCAGCAGGCCATCGTAATACACGCAAAGAAGCGGTTCATATTATTAAGTAG
- a CDS encoding phage baseplate protein — protein sequence MATDVLGFLWNTSGDSTFRLNDPSIGNLEFDTLDQETHEWNRDVTMNPVENGSPISDHIIRQPRKLTVAGMISNAPVTGVLTQLSNALASGFSGEDRVNTAIKLLDSLYQSNELVTIYTKNYTYENMLIQAINIPRRSGDGDAVNFTIDAVQCNIVSTATTELPPGVGVKKSGNGTSGTSKAGTSNSSDPATANRATPTKDNGKNTGSILKQASDGLSGASGKLGDYLGKIIGGVT from the coding sequence ATGGCGACAGATGTGCTTGGCTTTCTATGGAATACATCTGGCGACAGTACATTCCGACTTAATGACCCATCTATCGGCAATCTAGAATTCGACACGCTAGATCAGGAGACACACGAGTGGAATCGTGATGTCACCATGAACCCTGTAGAGAATGGTTCACCGATATCTGACCATATCATCAGGCAGCCAAGAAAGCTCACGGTTGCTGGCATGATTAGCAATGCGCCGGTAACCGGTGTTTTAACACAGTTATCAAATGCCTTAGCTAGCGGGTTTTCAGGTGAGGATCGGGTCAACACAGCAATCAAGCTACTTGATTCGCTTTACCAATCTAACGAATTAGTCACCATCTATACCAAAAATTACACCTACGAGAACATGCTTATTCAAGCAATAAATATACCTCGTAGATCTGGCGATGGGGATGCGGTTAACTTCACTATAGATGCCGTTCAATGCAATATCGTTAGCACTGCAACTACTGAACTTCCACCCGGTGTTGGCGTAAAAAAATCTGGCAATGGAACGTCTGGGACTTCGAAGGCTGGAACATCCAACTCATCAGATCCGGCAACAGCTAATCGAGCAACTCCCACAAAGGATAACGGCAAAAATACCGGTTCAATTCTCAAACAGGCATCTGATGGTTTATCTGGGGCTAGCGGAAAGTTGGGTGATTATCTAGGTAAAATTATAGGCGGTGTTACGTAA
- a CDS encoding HNH endonuclease, with translation MELDYEHVKEMLAYDPNSGTLTWKLSRGFKAKKGDVAGYVNKLGYRLISINDKPYFAHRIAWLLSTGEMPKLYIDHINGNPYDNRLCNLREVTHQQNMVNRKIGKNNTSGFKGVTFNKYQKKWQASARVNGKRIHLGYFNNPSEASSIYTEFTKKVHGEFTRE, from the coding sequence ATGGAACTGGATTATGAGCATGTTAAGGAAATGCTGGCATATGACCCAAACTCTGGAACCTTAACTTGGAAGTTGAGCCGAGGGTTTAAAGCGAAAAAGGGGGATGTTGCTGGTTATGTAAATAAGCTTGGCTACAGGCTTATTTCAATTAATGACAAGCCCTATTTTGCTCATAGGATTGCATGGCTTCTTTCTACAGGAGAAATGCCAAAGCTATATATCGATCACATTAATGGCAACCCATACGACAATCGACTCTGCAATTTGCGAGAGGTTACCCACCAACAAAACATGGTAAACAGAAAGATAGGTAAAAATAACACATCTGGATTTAAGGGGGTCACCTTTAATAAATACCAGAAAAAGTGGCAGGCTAGCGCAAGGGTGAATGGCAAAAGAATTCATCTCGGCTACTTTAACAATCCATCTGAAGCAAGTTCAATTTACACTGAATTTACCAAGAAAGTTCACGGTGAGTTTACCCGAGAATAA
- a CDS encoding ATP-binding protein, with protein sequence MKFEKAMRKKAKLRLALTGPSGAGKTYSALVICKSMGGKTAVIDTEKGSASLYSNEFDFDVLELDPPFSPERFIEAIAAAEAAGYDNLVIDSISHEWGGVGGCLDDLDTIAKTKFKGNTHAAWSALTPRHRKFLDSILRVNCHVVATMRSKTETAQQEGSKKVVKLGMKSEQRDGVEYEFTTVLDINHETHTATASKDRTGLFSNVDYTVIDDSVGKKLVDWLNDGRTKAEIDLAHFVLVAEKSQSFDSLKSAWAEAYRSLRDTPEQAKAQEIYEARKSELLPTEEAE encoded by the coding sequence ATGAAATTTGAAAAAGCCATGAGAAAGAAAGCCAAGCTACGGCTGGCACTTACTGGGCCAAGCGGGGCTGGGAAAACGTATAGCGCCCTTGTTATCTGTAAAAGTATGGGGGGAAAAACGGCAGTTATAGATACAGAGAAAGGGAGCGCGTCACTTTACTCAAATGAGTTCGATTTCGATGTTCTTGAATTAGACCCGCCATTTAGCCCCGAGAGATTTATTGAGGCTATAGCAGCCGCCGAAGCTGCTGGGTATGACAACCTTGTTATTGATTCTATCTCTCACGAGTGGGGTGGCGTTGGTGGTTGTCTTGATGATCTGGATACGATCGCAAAAACAAAATTCAAAGGAAACACACACGCAGCATGGAGTGCATTAACCCCACGACATCGCAAGTTCCTTGATTCAATACTACGAGTGAATTGCCATGTCGTAGCGACTATGCGAAGCAAGACTGAAACAGCGCAACAGGAAGGTAGCAAAAAGGTCGTAAAACTTGGAATGAAATCTGAGCAGCGCGATGGTGTTGAATACGAGTTCACAACCGTTCTTGATATTAACCACGAAACTCACACAGCCACAGCATCCAAAGATAGGACAGGTCTTTTTTCCAATGTGGATTACACGGTAATTGACGATTCGGTAGGGAAAAAGCTTGTCGATTGGCTTAACGATGGAAGAACTAAAGCTGAAATAGACTTAGCCCACTTCGTTCTTGTTGCTGAGAAGTCCCAATCATTTGATTCCCTGAAGTCTGCATGGGCTGAGGCTTACCGTTCATTGAGAGATACGCCAGAACAAGCCAAGGCACAAGAAATATACGAAGCAAGAAAATCAGAACTATTACCAACTGAGGAAGCTGAATAA
- a CDS encoding tape measure protein, whose translation MAGALAGFSLKSIIDVADEMQSLEFRLGQMITSTNGGAEAIENLSKHASDARVNIESYAEAYTGIGAATHELIKSEQDLLNVTDSVAMGLQLAGANTQQTTSVMMQLTQAIAVGKLQWADMRIIMQNSDAFASRLAKSLGMTLNEMVKATQGNGGGIGADKIVNALRNMSGEVKKEFASMPMTVHQAMEIIGNRWDMFIHRLNRSTTAISWIASNFLWLADKVEYSLDVVTEALGGAENAVKILGVALGAAGLVGAVYLLSAAFTALTSPVFLIIAALAALFLVGEDVNKWLSGSPSLLGDMIGPVTEYTDAINSLKVALTDMKDMAVWALNILNSLADFFNSSQDTVKEWGDKLGTTKFGPWLKEKAGWLTQDLGQWASWGNNQTNGAFDVPRMWSDMISGMAQYNSDSASANTLLPSYQSLSSPQSSSMSGPKVDVHIGNISVPAGTSEEQAQFLRDSAQSTFNDVGWNALGNTLNFNTGG comes from the coding sequence GTGGCCGGTGCTCTTGCTGGGTTTAGCCTAAAATCCATCATTGACGTTGCTGATGAGATGCAATCACTAGAGTTTCGTCTCGGTCAGATGATCACTTCAACGAACGGTGGCGCAGAGGCCATCGAAAACCTGTCAAAGCATGCTAGTGATGCCCGTGTAAATATCGAGTCGTATGCAGAGGCTTACACGGGAATTGGTGCAGCGACACATGAGTTAATCAAGTCTGAACAAGATCTGCTTAATGTTACTGACTCAGTGGCAATGGGATTGCAGCTAGCTGGTGCAAACACTCAGCAAACAACCAGTGTCATGATGCAGTTAACTCAGGCTATTGCAGTGGGGAAACTGCAATGGGCTGATATGCGTATCATTATGCAAAACTCGGATGCATTCGCGTCACGATTGGCCAAGTCATTAGGCATGACGCTAAATGAAATGGTGAAAGCCACTCAAGGTAATGGCGGTGGCATCGGCGCAGATAAAATCGTTAACGCGCTAAGAAATATGTCTGGTGAGGTTAAAAAGGAATTCGCCTCAATGCCGATGACAGTCCATCAAGCTATGGAGATCATTGGTAATCGGTGGGATATGTTTATTCACCGGTTAAACCGCAGTACAACCGCGATTTCTTGGATAGCGAGTAATTTTCTATGGCTAGCTGACAAGGTTGAATACTCTCTGGATGTTGTTACTGAGGCGCTTGGTGGTGCTGAGAACGCTGTAAAGATACTTGGCGTAGCGTTAGGCGCGGCTGGATTGGTCGGTGCTGTTTACCTTCTCTCCGCTGCATTTACTGCGTTAACTAGCCCAGTTTTCTTAATTATTGCTGCGTTAGCCGCGCTCTTTCTGGTCGGTGAGGATGTTAATAAGTGGCTGAGTGGTAGCCCGTCTTTGCTAGGCGACATGATAGGCCCAGTAACAGAGTATACGGATGCGATTAACTCACTGAAGGTAGCCTTGACTGATATGAAAGACATGGCTGTCTGGGCTTTGAATATTCTTAATAGCTTGGCCGATTTCTTCAATTCCAGTCAGGACACTGTGAAGGAGTGGGGGGATAAACTCGGTACGACTAAGTTTGGTCCGTGGTTAAAAGAGAAAGCTGGCTGGCTGACTCAAGATTTAGGGCAGTGGGCGTCATGGGGGAATAATCAGACTAATGGTGCTTTTGATGTGCCTAGAATGTGGTCTGATATGATTTCTGGGATGGCTCAGTACAACAGTGATTCAGCTAGCGCAAACACCCTGCTGCCAAGTTATCAGTCTCTATCATCCCCTCAATCATCTTCGATGTCTGGCCCAAAGGTTGATGTACATATTGGCAATATTTCTGTTCCTGCTGGCACATCAGAGGAGCAAGCTCAATTCTTGCGTGATAGCGCTCAGAGCACTTTTAATGATGTTGGCTGGAACGCGCTAGGCAATACTCTTAACTTTAATACAGGGGGCTAG
- a CDS encoding phage protein, with translation MSLFLRTGEIVVGQPQGDAVSIKDLRFEFDITKTASKTANQASLKIYNAAPSTITMLETINNIVIIKAGYVKDIGAITIFTGTNCRSLTYQDGPDTITEMELLDSVIPLRDAKISVSFPPNTSAMTVLDGVAKNFGLPIKKSISKVQDKQYVGGFAYNGRVRDAMDRVCNYLGLEWSAQDGEIQIIKKGGVYADTAVVLSKDTGMIGYPRREAKTMTEKTAAKQGIKYGQKGIVRTVVDVEDPTAKLKDRVTLEVQGYRVKSLLNPAIYPGAYVQVKSRGIDGEFFRVEEARYSGDTHGQEWSVEALLRFI, from the coding sequence ATGAGTTTATTTCTACGAACGGGTGAGATAGTTGTTGGTCAGCCACAAGGCGATGCGGTAAGCATTAAAGACCTGAGATTCGAGTTCGACATCACAAAAACAGCCAGCAAAACAGCCAATCAAGCCTCTCTTAAAATCTACAATGCAGCCCCTAGCACGATCACCATGCTTGAGACGATTAATAATATCGTCATCATCAAAGCTGGCTACGTAAAAGATATTGGGGCAATCACCATATTCACGGGAACCAATTGCCGCAGCCTAACCTATCAGGACGGTCCAGACACCATTACAGAAATGGAGCTGCTAGATAGCGTTATTCCTCTTCGTGACGCGAAGATCAGTGTTTCATTCCCCCCAAACACCTCTGCGATGACGGTACTTGATGGCGTTGCCAAAAACTTTGGATTACCCATTAAGAAAAGCATTAGCAAGGTACAGGATAAGCAGTATGTAGGAGGGTTCGCCTATAACGGCAGGGTGCGTGATGCTATGGATAGGGTTTGTAACTATCTTGGGCTTGAGTGGAGCGCACAGGATGGGGAAATTCAGATCATCAAGAAGGGCGGAGTTTACGCAGATACGGCGGTTGTCCTGTCGAAAGACACTGGGATGATTGGATACCCACGCCGCGAAGCAAAGACGATGACTGAGAAGACTGCCGCCAAGCAGGGGATTAAGTACGGTCAAAAAGGGATAGTGCGTACCGTTGTTGATGTCGAAGACCCTACCGCGAAGCTGAAGGACAGGGTGACGCTTGAGGTGCAGGGCTACAGGGTGAAATCACTCCTTAATCCGGCGATTTATCCGGGCGCTTATGTGCAGGTGAAATCGCGCGGGATTGATGGTGAGTTCTTTCGTGTGGAAGAGGCGCGTTACAGCGGTGATACACATGGGCAGGAATGGAGCGTAGAGGCGCTATTGAGGTTCATTTAA
- the exoX gene encoding exodeoxyribonuclease X has translation MSVLRVIDTETCGLNGGVVEVASVDIENSLSIINPMSDFVKPDRPIEFSAMAIHHITEDIVADKPLIDDVVGRYQGADFYIAHNANFDKGVLPEMGGEWICTRKLAARLYPDLDSHANQFLRYALGLDAWVPEKLHAHRALYDCYVTAALFIRISSDSSWSVDEMLEISAQPVLLKTLRIGKHKGKTFAEVAKEDPSWLKWALSTISDMSDDMRFTIQHYLRD, from the coding sequence ATGAGTGTGCTCAGAGTTATTGATACAGAGACATGCGGGTTGAATGGCGGTGTTGTTGAGGTGGCAAGTGTGGATATTGAAAACTCATTATCCATCATCAATCCAATGAGTGATTTCGTTAAACCAGACCGCCCTATCGAATTCAGCGCAATGGCTATTCATCACATCACAGAGGATATCGTTGCTGATAAGCCATTGATTGATGATGTGGTTGGTCGCTATCAAGGGGCTGATTTCTACATAGCCCACAACGCAAACTTTGATAAAGGCGTACTTCCTGAAATGGGCGGCGAATGGATATGCACCAGAAAGTTAGCAGCGCGTCTTTATCCAGACCTTGATAGCCACGCCAACCAGTTCCTACGTTACGCGCTTGGGCTTGATGCGTGGGTTCCTGAAAAACTACACGCCCACCGTGCGCTATATGACTGCTATGTAACTGCTGCACTTTTTATTCGCATCTCAAGTGATTCTTCTTGGTCAGTTGACGAAATGCTAGAGATCAGCGCTCAGCCAGTCCTACTAAAAACACTGAGAATTGGGAAGCACAAAGGTAAGACGTTCGCTGAGGTAGCAAAAGAGGATCCTAGCTGGCTCAAGTGGGCTTTAAGCACCATCAGCGACATGTCAGATGACATGCGATTTACGATACAACACTACCTAAGAGACTAA
- a CDS encoding cell envelope biogenesis protein TolA yields MSEEKNEIALVILPSVPAELEAAFINDEFIEGLIKDIREKASSVVGDLNTVKGRRSYISMAANVRSTKTAIDEAGKKLVAEMKKRPALVDASRKKVRDSLDELAVEIRKPVTDWEAEQKEKEFNAMWDEALELDAKITAERAAALAAKIESDHEMALLMNEKIDREREEARQKAEQAKREHEERIKREAEEKARREADESAKREIEAAAAREREATLAKERAEREAKELAEKAERERIAAEEKAKREKEEAIQRERAAAEAREQARLAEEKRIKDEEARRAANIAHQKKINNAAMAILMSTGLSEAAARECICAIVKNQKALAASGQRPPISINY; encoded by the coding sequence GTGAGCGAGGAAAAGAACGAAATTGCATTAGTCATTCTGCCGAGCGTACCGGCTGAACTAGAAGCCGCTTTTATCAATGACGAATTCATTGAAGGATTAATTAAAGACATCCGTGAAAAAGCATCTTCTGTAGTTGGTGACCTGAATACAGTTAAGGGACGCCGTTCATACATCAGCATGGCGGCGAATGTCCGTAGCACTAAGACAGCTATTGATGAGGCTGGTAAGAAGTTAGTTGCAGAGATGAAGAAGCGCCCTGCTCTGGTCGATGCCAGCCGTAAAAAAGTTAGGGATTCACTGGACGAACTGGCGGTTGAAATTCGCAAGCCAGTGACTGATTGGGAGGCTGAGCAGAAAGAAAAAGAGTTCAACGCTATGTGGGATGAGGCATTAGAGCTGGATGCCAAAATTACAGCGGAACGCGCCGCGGCTTTGGCGGCGAAGATTGAATCCGATCATGAAATGGCTTTACTCATGAACGAGAAGATTGACCGCGAACGCGAAGAAGCACGACAGAAAGCCGAGCAAGCCAAACGCGAGCATGAAGAACGCATTAAGCGTGAGGCCGAAGAGAAAGCACGGCGCGAAGCAGACGAATCGGCAAAGCGTGAAATAGAAGCGGCAGCCGCCAGAGAGCGTGAAGCGACATTAGCTAAGGAACGCGCCGAACGTGAAGCCAAAGAGCTGGCAGAGAAAGCAGAGCGTGAGCGCATCGCCGCCGAGGAAAAAGCTAAGCGTGAAAAAGAAGAAGCCATTCAGCGTGAACGCGCAGCGGCAGAGGCCAGAGAACAAGCTCGATTAGCCGAAGAAAAGCGCATCAAGGATGAAGAAGCTCGCCGCGCAGCTAATATCGCTCACCAGAAGAAAATCAATAATGCAGCTATGGCGATTCTTATGAGTACAGGCTTAAGCGAAGCAGCAGCTCGTGAATGTATTTGTGCCATCGTTAAGAATCAAAAAGCGTTAGCCGCATCCGGCCAGCGCCCACCTATCAGCATCAACTACTAA
- a CDS encoding phage baseplate plug protein — MTPLNFQAGFTDQTLQAVFDDTPVSLRLRWNERFGFWSLGIYDRESVPIITGVKLVQNYPLLKNFSLDNFTGDLYFIRTYGEKTRPDIDSIGGDHLLLYASKEEINEFISTNG; from the coding sequence ATGACCCCATTAAATTTTCAAGCAGGGTTTACTGACCAGACGCTTCAGGCTGTGTTTGATGACACTCCTGTATCTCTAAGATTGCGATGGAATGAGAGGTTCGGATTCTGGTCCTTAGGTATTTATGATCGTGAATCTGTTCCCATCATAACTGGAGTAAAGCTTGTTCAGAATTACCCTTTACTAAAGAACTTCAGCCTAGATAACTTTACTGGCGATCTGTATTTCATTCGTACCTATGGCGAGAAAACCAGACCAGATATTGACTCCATTGGTGGAGATCACCTTTTGCTCTATGCCTCTAAGGAAGAGATAAATGAGTTTATTTCTACGAACGGGTGA